A genomic segment from Actinoplanes sichuanensis encodes:
- a CDS encoding FG-GAP-like repeat-containing protein: MRGILRRRLTGGAVAAGSVAAVLFPVPVGAVGGTAVDGAVHPYLAKVVVGAPGVGFSCTGALVNTRWVVTAKSCFEAGGQVVVDGAPTVATTVTVGGAGRTATRVVPHPSRDVVLVKLATSVAGVVPVKVATTAPVAGQTLSVLGYGRTATEWVPGQAHLGTFTVSSVATVATGIAPATPGQAGPCKGDAGGPGLRSVAGGFELVAITADGGQGGCLGAAADATAGGTLTRLDDIAGWVTQTAAEIKPRGDFNGDGNPDLAAINNNRDMLLFPGDGAGRLPSYTPMWATGGAWAGYKAITAGDFNSDGKADVAGINAGNTLLFFPGDGAGKLLGYTAMWPTAGAFANYKAITAGDFNGDGRLDLAGINNNNDMLFFPGNGTGKLTTYAAMWPTGGAFANYKAITSGDFNGDGRFDIAAINNNNDMLLLPGDGAGKLTSYAAMWPTGGAFANYKGIAAGDFNTDGRLDIAAINNNNDMLLFPGNGAGRLLGYTAMWPTGGAFADYLAIG; this comes from the coding sequence ATGCGGGGGATCTTGCGAAGGCGACTGACCGGCGGAGCGGTGGCCGCCGGGTCGGTCGCGGCGGTGCTGTTCCCGGTTCCGGTCGGTGCCGTCGGTGGGACCGCTGTCGACGGTGCCGTTCACCCGTACCTGGCGAAGGTGGTGGTCGGCGCCCCCGGCGTCGGTTTCTCCTGCACGGGTGCCCTGGTGAACACCCGGTGGGTGGTGACGGCGAAGTCGTGTTTCGAAGCCGGTGGGCAGGTTGTCGTCGACGGTGCTCCGACGGTGGCGACCACGGTGACCGTCGGCGGCGCCGGGCGCACGGCGACCCGCGTGGTGCCGCATCCGAGCCGGGACGTGGTGCTGGTCAAGTTGGCCACCTCGGTGGCCGGTGTGGTCCCGGTCAAGGTGGCGACGACGGCGCCGGTGGCCGGGCAGACGCTGTCGGTGCTCGGGTACGGGCGCACCGCCACCGAATGGGTGCCGGGTCAGGCGCATCTGGGCACGTTCACGGTGTCGTCGGTCGCTACGGTGGCGACCGGTATCGCGCCGGCCACCCCGGGGCAGGCCGGGCCGTGCAAGGGTGACGCGGGCGGGCCCGGGCTGCGTTCGGTGGCCGGTGGTTTCGAGCTCGTCGCGATCACCGCCGACGGTGGTCAGGGCGGCTGCCTCGGTGCGGCGGCCGACGCCACCGCCGGGGGTACGCTGACGCGGCTGGACGACATCGCCGGGTGGGTGACGCAGACCGCCGCCGAGATCAAGCCGCGTGGCGACTTCAACGGTGACGGCAACCCGGACCTCGCGGCGATCAACAACAACCGCGACATGCTGCTGTTCCCCGGAGACGGTGCGGGCAGGCTGCCGTCGTACACGCCGATGTGGGCGACCGGTGGCGCCTGGGCCGGGTACAAGGCGATCACCGCGGGTGACTTCAACAGCGACGGCAAGGCCGACGTGGCCGGCATCAACGCCGGTAACACGCTGCTGTTCTTCCCGGGTGACGGTGCGGGCAAGCTGCTCGGCTACACGGCGATGTGGCCGACGGCGGGGGCGTTCGCGAACTACAAGGCGATCACCGCGGGTGACTTCAACGGCGACGGTCGTCTCGACCTGGCCGGCATCAACAACAACAACGACATGCTGTTCTTCCCGGGCAACGGAACGGGCAAGCTGACCACGTACGCGGCGATGTGGCCCACCGGTGGCGCGTTCGCCAACTACAAGGCGATCACGTCCGGTGACTTCAACGGTGACGGCCGGTTCGACATCGCGGCGATCAACAACAACAACGACATGCTGCTGCTGCCCGGTGACGGGGCCGGGAAGCTGACCTCGTACGCGGCGATGTGGCCGACCGGCGGGGCGTTCGCGAACTACAAGGGCATCGCCGCGGGTGACTTCAACACCGACGGCAGGCTCGACATCGCGGCGATCAACAACAACAACGACATGCTGCTCTTCCCGGGTAACGGTGCGGGCAGGCTGCTCGGCTACACGGCGATGTGGCCGACCGGTGGGGCGTTCGCCGACTACCTGGCGATCGGCTGA
- a CDS encoding DUF58 domain-containing protein, whose amino-acid sequence MITRRFAVLLALGLPFTALTPQPWYALAAILTGGLLLAGLDAGMAGSLAGLRLRRDGDRTVWLGGSARVILTVANTGHRTVRLHLRDSWVPSAGAGPLSHTAVLREGSEHSVTTTLTPTRHGDRPAVRVTLRSAGPLGLAYRQRRRTWNERQTPAWSLRVLPRFPSRRVLPEKLARLRVVDGSVVTRGRGHGTEFDALREYVIGDDVRSIDWRASARAHDVVVRTWRPERDRRVVCVLDTGRTSAALIGDAPRLDASIDAALLLSVLATRADDRVDLLALDAKVRIRVEGGGHRSKLTRLIDAMASLHPELAETDFTLLGQEMLRRDRKRTLLVIFTALDTAPMIAGLLPLLPKLTARHKVIVAAVRDPLVSRLAELPDQPGPADVHRAAAAQRVLADRDRVRDVLAHSGATVVDADADTFAGQVADVYLLLKASGRL is encoded by the coding sequence ATGATCACCCGCCGGTTCGCGGTCCTGCTCGCCCTGGGACTGCCGTTCACCGCCCTCACCCCGCAACCGTGGTACGCGCTGGCCGCGATCCTCACCGGTGGGCTACTTCTGGCCGGGCTGGACGCGGGCATGGCCGGCTCCCTGGCCGGGCTGCGGCTACGCCGCGACGGCGACCGCACCGTCTGGCTCGGCGGCAGCGCCCGGGTCATCCTCACCGTCGCCAACACCGGACACCGGACGGTACGGCTACACCTGCGCGACAGCTGGGTCCCGTCCGCCGGAGCCGGGCCACTGTCGCACACCGCCGTGCTCCGCGAGGGCAGCGAACACTCGGTCACCACCACCCTGACCCCGACCCGGCACGGCGACCGCCCCGCCGTCCGGGTCACCCTGCGCTCGGCCGGCCCCCTCGGACTGGCCTACCGCCAACGCCGCCGCACCTGGAACGAACGCCAGACCCCCGCCTGGTCACTACGGGTGCTCCCACGGTTCCCGTCCCGGCGGGTGCTGCCGGAGAAACTGGCCCGCCTGCGCGTCGTCGACGGCAGCGTGGTCACCCGCGGCCGTGGCCACGGCACCGAATTCGACGCCCTGCGCGAATACGTGATCGGCGACGACGTCCGCTCGATCGACTGGCGGGCCAGCGCCCGCGCCCACGACGTGGTGGTCCGCACCTGGCGCCCGGAACGCGACAGGCGCGTCGTCTGCGTCCTGGACACCGGCCGCACCTCGGCCGCCCTGATCGGCGACGCCCCCCGCCTGGACGCCTCGATCGACGCCGCCCTGCTGCTGTCGGTGCTGGCCACCCGCGCCGACGACCGGGTCGACCTGCTCGCCCTCGACGCCAAGGTACGCATCCGGGTCGAGGGCGGCGGCCACCGCAGCAAACTGACCCGCCTCATCGACGCCATGGCCTCCCTGCACCCGGAACTCGCCGAAACCGACTTCACCCTGCTCGGCCAGGAGATGCTGCGCCGCGACCGCAAACGCACGCTGCTGGTGATCTTCACCGCGCTGGACACCGCCCCGATGATCGCCGGGCTGCTGCCGCTGCTACCGAAACTCACCGCCCGACACAAGGTGATCGTCGCCGCCGTCCGCGACCCGCTGGTCAGCCGGCTGGCCGAACTACCCGACCAACCCGGCCCGGCCGACGTGCACCGGGCCGCCGCCGCCCAGCGGGTGCTGGCCGACCGGGACCGGGTCCGCGACGTGCTCGCCCACTCCGGGGCCACCGTCGTCGACGCCGACGCCGACACGTTCGCCGGCCAGGTCGCCGACGTCTACCTGCTGCTGAAAGCCTCCGGGCGGCTCTGA
- a CDS encoding DUF4350 domain-containing protein — MRRWMRAAIPFAVLTTLISGTLIVHAVETPDDDDPAYLNPQQVQGISGGTLAERLRARGITVARAVSTEEAVDLLRDDPVTVFVATPDLADLTGLRNLPAGSHLVAVNPSASALLRSGWPAEVSRTYWNTGVADPICGDQIAVAAGPAAVRKTEYVVTRGGVCYNGALATFPVNRYTVTVVGSPDPFRDDRIAEHGNAALAVGLLAQHEQVIWLDVHERDRPTPTTPPTRVTDEPQGFTPTPGGTESYEPWENGEGGPGGPGGEGDRPGDGQGQADGNGQGQGQGQGGPSDDPLLQSLPPALLATLLLLALILIALAAAAARRLGTPVAEPLPSRVPANETMLGHARLYQRARAREASLDILRTNARRRLTTHLGLPPDADSEQIAAHAGLPVRYVRDILDGDAPDSNADLVEAATLLQRLVRDVTTPPPVEGEQS, encoded by the coding sequence ATGAGACGCTGGATGCGCGCCGCGATCCCGTTCGCCGTCCTGACCACCCTGATCAGCGGCACCCTGATCGTGCACGCCGTCGAGACACCCGACGACGACGACCCGGCCTACCTGAACCCGCAGCAGGTCCAGGGCATCAGCGGCGGCACCCTGGCCGAACGGCTCCGCGCCCGCGGCATCACCGTCGCCCGCGCCGTCAGCACCGAGGAGGCCGTCGACCTGCTCCGCGACGACCCGGTCACCGTCTTCGTCGCCACCCCCGACCTGGCCGACCTGACCGGCCTGCGCAACCTGCCGGCCGGCAGCCACCTGGTCGCGGTCAACCCGTCCGCGTCGGCCCTGCTGCGCAGCGGCTGGCCCGCCGAGGTCAGCCGCACCTACTGGAACACCGGCGTCGCCGACCCGATCTGCGGCGACCAGATCGCCGTCGCCGCCGGGCCCGCCGCCGTCCGCAAGACCGAATACGTCGTCACCCGCGGCGGGGTCTGCTACAACGGCGCGCTCGCCACGTTCCCGGTCAACCGGTACACCGTCACCGTGGTCGGCTCACCCGACCCGTTCCGTGACGACCGGATCGCCGAACACGGCAACGCCGCCCTCGCCGTCGGCCTGCTCGCCCAGCACGAGCAGGTCATCTGGCTCGACGTGCACGAACGCGACCGGCCGACCCCGACGACCCCGCCCACCCGGGTCACCGACGAGCCGCAAGGGTTCACCCCCACGCCCGGCGGCACCGAGTCCTACGAGCCGTGGGAGAACGGCGAAGGCGGACCCGGCGGCCCCGGCGGCGAAGGCGACCGGCCGGGAGACGGCCAAGGCCAAGCCGACGGCAACGGGCAGGGCCAGGGCCAGGGGCAGGGCGGCCCGTCCGACGACCCGCTGCTGCAGAGCCTGCCGCCGGCCCTGCTGGCCACCCTGCTCCTGCTCGCGCTGATCCTGATCGCCCTGGCCGCCGCCGCGGCCCGCCGCCTGGGCACCCCGGTCGCCGAACCCCTGCCGTCCCGAGTCCCGGCCAACGAGACCATGCTCGGCCACGCCCGCCTCTACCAGCGCGCCCGCGCCCGTGAGGCGTCCCTGGACATCCTGCGCACCAACGCCCGCCGCCGACTCACCACCCACCTCGGGCTCCCCCCGGACGCCGACAGCGAACAGATCGCCGCCCACGCCGGCCTGCCGGTCCGCTACGTTCGCGACATCCTCGACGGCGACGCCCCGGACAGCAACGCCGACCTGGTCGAGGCCGCCACCCTGCTGCAACGCCTGGTCCGCGACGTCACCACCCCACCGCCCGTTGAAGGAGAGCAGTCGTGA
- a CDS encoding AAA family ATPase, with product MTTDSHQAREALGRLRAEVGKAVVGQDAVVGGVLVALLCGGHVLLEGVPGVAKTLLIRALSTALDLDTKRVQFTPDLMPGDVTGSLIYDAHSAAFNFRAGPVFTNLLLADEINRTPPKTQAALLEAMEERQVTVDGSPRPLPQPFLVAATQNPIEYEGTYPLPEAQLDRFLLKLSVPLPQRDEELNILRAHHHGFDPRDLKSVGITPVAGPADLISGRYAVQRVAVAEPVLAYIVDLCRATRTAPALELGASPRGATALLAVSKANAWLHGRDYVLPDDVKAFTVPTLRHRVRLRADAELDGATVEGVLAAVLAAVPAPR from the coding sequence GTGACAACCGATTCCCACCAGGCCCGCGAAGCACTGGGCCGGCTGCGCGCCGAGGTCGGCAAAGCCGTCGTCGGCCAGGACGCGGTCGTCGGCGGGGTGCTTGTCGCGTTGCTCTGCGGCGGCCACGTCCTGCTCGAAGGTGTCCCCGGCGTCGCCAAGACCCTGCTCATCCGCGCCCTGTCGACCGCCCTCGACCTGGACACCAAACGGGTCCAGTTCACCCCCGACCTGATGCCCGGCGACGTCACCGGCTCACTGATCTACGACGCGCACAGCGCCGCGTTCAACTTCCGGGCCGGGCCGGTGTTCACCAACCTGCTACTCGCCGACGAGATCAACCGGACCCCACCGAAAACCCAGGCCGCCCTCCTGGAAGCCATGGAGGAACGCCAGGTCACCGTCGACGGCAGCCCCCGCCCACTGCCCCAGCCGTTCCTGGTCGCCGCCACCCAGAACCCGATCGAATACGAGGGCACCTACCCACTGCCCGAAGCCCAACTCGACCGGTTCCTGCTGAAACTGTCGGTCCCGCTGCCGCAACGCGACGAGGAACTCAACATCCTGCGCGCCCACCACCACGGCTTCGACCCGCGCGACCTCAAATCGGTCGGGATCACCCCGGTCGCCGGGCCCGCCGACCTGATCTCCGGCCGGTACGCCGTACAACGCGTCGCCGTCGCCGAACCGGTCCTGGCCTACATCGTCGACCTGTGCCGGGCCACCCGCACCGCCCCGGCCCTGGAACTCGGCGCATCCCCCCGCGGCGCGACCGCCCTACTGGCCGTCTCCAAGGCCAACGCGTGGCTGCACGGCCGCGACTACGTACTGCCCGACGACGTCAAGGCGTTCACCGTACCCACCCTGCGACACCGGGTCCGGCTGCGCGCCGACGCCGAACTCGACGGCGCCACCGTCGAAGGCGTACTGGCCGCGGTCCTGGCCGCCGTGCCCGCCCCCCGCTGA
- a CDS encoding stage II sporulation protein M, which yields MDLDAYVAEHGGEWRRLEVLVGRRKLNPAEVDEMVLLYQRAATHLSIVRSRTPDAVVLADLSRLVLAGRAAINRSERMSWRPVAAFFAVRLPAALYRTRWWWLTVMVVMVGAAWGLIEYVQRYPAVLEAWFGAHPDEALLVENFVGYYSEYRAATFFSAVWVNNAMLAAQCLASGVLILPVFYLLATNLISIAMMGAAMFDAGAGDVYLTYIAPHGFLELTAIFIGGGVGLRIGWSWIAPGPLMTRRESLVHWAREGMIVAVGLVFILLVSGVLEAYVTPSPLPAALRVGFGGLLWLLFLGYALLWGRRQSRPEAFSSR from the coding sequence GTGGATCTCGATGCGTACGTGGCCGAGCACGGTGGTGAGTGGCGCCGGCTGGAGGTGCTGGTCGGTCGGCGCAAGCTGAATCCGGCCGAGGTCGACGAGATGGTGCTGCTGTATCAGCGGGCCGCGACGCATCTGTCGATCGTGCGTAGCCGGACCCCGGACGCGGTGGTGCTGGCCGATCTGTCGCGGTTGGTGTTGGCCGGGCGGGCGGCGATCAACCGCAGTGAGCGGATGTCGTGGCGGCCGGTCGCCGCGTTCTTCGCCGTGCGGCTGCCGGCGGCGCTGTATCGCACGCGGTGGTGGTGGCTGACCGTGATGGTGGTGATGGTCGGTGCGGCGTGGGGGCTGATCGAGTACGTGCAGCGGTATCCGGCGGTGCTGGAGGCGTGGTTCGGGGCGCATCCGGATGAGGCGCTGCTGGTGGAGAACTTCGTCGGCTACTACAGCGAGTATCGGGCCGCGACGTTCTTCAGCGCGGTCTGGGTCAACAACGCGATGCTGGCCGCCCAGTGCCTGGCGTCCGGGGTGCTGATCCTGCCGGTGTTCTATCTGCTGGCCACCAACCTGATCAGTATCGCGATGATGGGTGCGGCGATGTTCGACGCCGGGGCCGGCGACGTCTATCTGACCTACATCGCCCCGCACGGTTTCCTGGAGCTGACCGCGATCTTCATCGGTGGCGGGGTGGGGCTGCGGATCGGCTGGTCGTGGATCGCGCCGGGGCCGTTGATGACCCGCCGGGAGTCGCTGGTGCACTGGGCGCGGGAGGGCATGATCGTCGCGGTCGGGCTGGTGTTCATCCTGCTGGTCTCGGGCGTGTTGGAGGCCTACGTGACGCCGTCGCCGTTGCCGGCGGCGCTGCGGGTCGGGTTCGGTGGCCTGCTGTGGCTGCTGTTCCTCGGCTACGCCCTGCTCTGGGGCCGTCGTCAGAGCCGCCCGGAGGCTTTCAGCAGCAGGTAG
- a CDS encoding RDD family protein, giving the protein MLTVRVLTTAEAVEIDVRPARLGSRAIALMFDILMQAIVFGFLTALYYIVNDMLPPAYTDLIRPDTAYLIGIAIVAVGYPTVAETFTNGRSFGKMIMGLRVIREDGGPIRARHAFTRALIGLAVEWPGLLLPLVTWAGSLATMIASRRGRRLGDLAAGTLVVHERRPVPWNLVPGMPAGLALWAADADLSAVDDDLAEAVRQFAARSVNFAEPYRSVLGQSLHAEVKAKVTPPPPSGTPPWLFLVAVLAERRRRSAAQLAATRAVTQRVLPGFGQVPAARR; this is encoded by the coding sequence GTGTTGACTGTCCGGGTGCTCACCACCGCCGAAGCCGTCGAGATCGACGTGCGCCCCGCCCGCCTCGGGTCGCGCGCCATCGCCCTGATGTTCGACATCCTGATGCAGGCGATCGTCTTCGGCTTCCTGACCGCCCTGTACTACATCGTCAACGACATGCTGCCCCCGGCGTACACCGACCTGATCCGCCCGGACACCGCCTACCTGATCGGCATCGCGATCGTCGCCGTCGGCTACCCCACGGTCGCCGAGACGTTCACCAACGGCCGCAGCTTCGGCAAAATGATCATGGGGTTGCGGGTGATCCGCGAGGACGGCGGCCCGATCCGCGCCCGGCACGCCTTCACCCGCGCCCTGATCGGCCTGGCCGTCGAATGGCCCGGCCTGCTGCTGCCGCTGGTCACCTGGGCCGGCAGCCTGGCCACCATGATCGCCTCCCGGCGCGGCCGCCGCCTCGGCGACCTGGCCGCCGGCACCCTGGTCGTCCACGAACGCCGCCCGGTGCCCTGGAACCTGGTCCCCGGCATGCCCGCCGGCCTGGCCCTGTGGGCCGCCGACGCCGACCTGTCCGCCGTCGACGACGACCTGGCCGAGGCCGTCCGCCAGTTCGCCGCCCGCTCGGTCAACTTCGCCGAACCGTACCGGTCGGTCCTCGGCCAGAGCCTGCACGCCGAGGTCAAAGCCAAAGTCACCCCACCACCGCCGTCCGGCACCCCACCGTGGCTGTTCCTGGTCGCGGTCCTCGCCGAACGCCGACGGCGTTCCGCCGCCCAGCTCGCCGCCACCCGAGCGGTCACCCAGCGCGTCCTGCCCGGCTTCGGCCAGGTCCCCGCCGCCCGCCGCTGA